A single genomic interval of Hippea jasoniae harbors:
- the thiL gene encoding thiamine-phosphate kinase — protein MKLSDVGELKLIDFIASKVKTNDVIGIGDDCAVIAAGRDEFLISMDNLVEDIHFFKAADPYLLGRKSLSVNLSDIAAMAGEPLYAFLGLSLPAKLDYTWFEAFIEGFLSIANRYGVLLLGGDTTAAEKIFISVTVVGKNPKGESVLRKGAKAGDCVFVSGPIGCSMAGLEVIKKGLEGYDELKKAHLDPEPKINEASLLKGIASAMIDVSDGLLIDLKRIAKASNVKIVVDFDLIPFCATDILTKQEMLFGGEDYQLLFTADCRFKGILVKEGFYYIGRVEEGEGVVVEGLKENIKNNGYEHFRV, from the coding sequence TTGAAGCTGAGCGATGTTGGAGAGCTTAAATTGATAGATTTTATAGCATCAAAGGTTAAAACAAATGATGTGATAGGCATAGGTGATGATTGTGCAGTAATTGCCGCAGGTAGAGATGAATTTTTGATAAGTATGGATAACTTGGTTGAAGATATTCATTTTTTTAAAGCTGCAGATCCATATCTGTTGGGCAGAAAATCCTTAAGCGTTAATCTATCAGACATTGCTGCAATGGCGGGTGAGCCTCTGTATGCCTTTCTGGGGTTGAGTTTGCCTGCCAAGCTTGATTATACATGGTTTGAGGCGTTTATTGAAGGTTTTTTATCTATTGCAAACCGATATGGTGTACTTCTGCTTGGTGGTGATACAACAGCTGCAGAAAAGATCTTTATCAGTGTTACAGTGGTGGGAAAAAACCCAAAAGGAGAATCTGTTTTAAGGAAGGGTGCAAAAGCAGGCGATTGTGTTTTTGTAAGTGGACCAATAGGCTGTTCAATGGCGGGTCTTGAGGTTATAAAAAAGGGATTAGAGGGATATGATGAGTTAAAAAAAGCCCATCTTGATCCAGAACCAAAGATAAACGAGGCTTCATTGTTAAAAGGTATAGCTTCTGCTATGATAGATGTTAGCGATGGATTGTTGATCGATTTAAAAAGGATTGCTAAGGCAAGTAATGTTAAGATTGTTGTTGATTTTGATTTGATACCTTTTTGTGCAACAGATATTTTAACAAAACAGGAGATGCTTTTTGGGGGTGAGGATTACCAGCTTCTGTTTACTGCTGATTGCAGATTTAAGGGTATACTTGTCAAAGAAGGATTTTACTATATTGGCAGAGTAGAGGAAGGAGAGGGCGTGGTTGTTGAAGGATTAAAGGAAAACATCAAAAACAATGGATATGAGCATTTCAGGGTTTGA
- a CDS encoding hemolysin family protein codes for MSANAEMILIGVSLIVSAFFSSSETALTALNPLKVAQIINEGGKDAKYFSLWMNHPNKMLNTILIGNNAVNILASVIAGDLAMKLSGSTQIALTTALMTVLILFFGEITPKTFAKHNAEKFARFAIRILAFFYYLFYPFTYIINIFAKGVIKLAGGEIDKEKPLITEDELEFMIGVSEKEGILENTTKEMMYNIIEITDISVKEIMVPRTEMVCIEINNSIRELLDIIEEHEYSRIPAYEGKLDNIVGIVYIKDLIKMLKKKDISDINLRDILREAMFVPETKHIYDLFKEFQAKRVHVAIVIDEYGGVAGLVTMEDILEEIVGEIRDEYDEKEEDEFIKAGDNVYIVDAGMDLDDFCEKLGMEKKDYMQEYETVAGLVYDIADRIPSEGDEFIFEGLYKIKVLKVDGKKIEKIEVRKID; via the coding sequence ATGAGTGCAAATGCTGAGATGATTTTGATAGGAGTGTCGTTGATCGTAAGTGCGTTTTTTTCTTCCTCTGAAACCGCTCTAACGGCACTAAATCCTCTAAAAGTTGCTCAGATTATCAACGAGGGTGGCAAGGATGCAAAGTATTTTTCTTTGTGGATGAATCACCCCAATAAGATGCTTAATACGATTTTAATAGGTAACAACGCTGTAAATATTCTTGCAAGCGTTATAGCAGGCGACCTTGCCATGAAACTTTCCGGTTCTACCCAGATTGCTTTAACTACGGCGCTTATGACTGTTTTGATTCTGTTTTTTGGTGAGATAACACCAAAGACCTTTGCCAAACACAATGCAGAAAAATTTGCCCGTTTTGCTATCAGGATTCTTGCTTTCTTTTACTATCTCTTTTATCCCTTTACTTACATTATCAACATATTTGCCAAAGGTGTCATAAAGTTAGCAGGTGGTGAAATCGACAAAGAGAAACCATTAATTACAGAAGATGAACTTGAATTTATGATTGGCGTGAGTGAAAAGGAAGGTATTTTAGAAAACACAACAAAGGAGATGATGTATAACATTATCGAGATAACCGATATCTCGGTTAAAGAGATTATGGTGCCGCGCACAGAGATGGTTTGCATCGAAATCAACAACTCGATAAGAGAGCTGCTTGATATAATCGAGGAACATGAGTATTCCCGAATACCGGCTTATGAGGGAAAATTGGATAACATCGTGGGTATTGTGTATATAAAAGATTTGATAAAGATGCTTAAGAAAAAAGATATAAGCGATATAAATTTAAGGGACATCTTAAGAGAGGCTATGTTTGTGCCAGAGACAAAACATATCTATGATCTGTTTAAGGAGTTTCAGGCAAAGCGGGTGCACGTTGCAATTGTTATAGATGAGTATGGCGGTGTGGCAGGTCTTGTTACGATGGAGGATATTCTGGAAGAGATAGTGGGTGAGATCAGGGATGAGTATGATGAGAAGGAAGAGGATGAGTTTATAAAGGCAGGAGACAATGTGTATATAGTTGATGCAGGTATGGATTTAGATGATTTTTGTGAAAAGTTGGGTATGGAAAAGAAGGATTATATGCAGGAGTATGAAACTGTTGCAGGTCTTGTCTATGATATAGCAGACAGAATTCCTTCAGAAGGCGATGAGTTTATTTTTGAGGGGTTGTATAAAATAAAGGTTCTAAAGGTTGATGGTAAAAAGATAGAAAAGATAGAGGTGAGAAAAATTGACTAA
- the rpe gene encoding ribulose-phosphate 3-epimerase, producing the protein MTKKYIAPSLLSANFLRLEDELKALEEAKADMLHLDIMDGHFVPNLTFGPFIVKQIRRATRLPLDVHLMIEDAEKWVDEYIYAGADFLCVHYEAVVHLDRVLRQIKQKGVKNCVSINPSTSPSQLEFVLELVDMVLVMSVNPGFGGQSFIEYSLKKVEWLNSFREKHGLDFLIEVDGGVNVDNIGRLSRAGADVFVAGSAIFNQNDYASVIKKFREQI; encoded by the coding sequence TTGACTAAAAAATACATTGCCCCATCCCTTTTGAGTGCAAATTTTTTAAGACTTGAGGATGAGCTAAAGGCTTTGGAAGAAGCAAAAGCCGATATGCTACATCTGGATATTATGGACGGTCACTTTGTTCCCAATCTGACATTTGGGCCTTTTATTGTAAAACAGATTAGGCGGGCTACCAGACTACCCCTTGATGTGCATCTGATGATAGAAGATGCCGAGAAATGGGTTGATGAGTATATATATGCTGGTGCTGATTTTTTATGCGTGCATTATGAGGCTGTTGTGCATCTTGATAGAGTGTTGAGACAGATTAAGCAAAAGGGTGTAAAAAATTGCGTGTCTATTAATCCTTCAACATCGCCATCCCAACTTGAGTTTGTTTTGGAGCTTGTTGATATGGTTCTTGTGATGAGTGTAAATCCGGGTTTTGGCGGTCAGAGTTTTATTGAGTATTCCTTAAAAAAGGTTGAATGGCTTAATAGCTTTAGAGAAAAACATGGCCTTGATTTTTTAATTGAGGTTGATGGTGGTGTAAATGTTGATAATATAGGCAGGTTAAGCAGGGCAGGTGCTGATGTGTTTGTTGCAGGCAGTGCGATTTTTAATCAAAATGATTATGCTTCTGTTATAAAAAAATTCAGGGAGCAGATATGA
- a CDS encoding glycosyltransferase family 2 protein, translating to MISVVVPVYNEKDNVKLLYEKIKDVMVKNGYEHEIIFVDDGSNDGTFDVLKEIAKKDKDFKVISFRRNFGQTAAMAAGFDFAKGDIIVSMDGDLQNDPEDIPKLIAKLNEGYDVVSGWRKKRQDEPKRVFLSKVANKLISKITHVELHDYGCSLKAYRADVAKNLHMYGEMHRFIPALANIYGASIAEIEVNHHPRKYGKSKYNLSRTFRVIVDLLLVYFMQKFMTRPIHFFGIWGFFMALAGFLIDGYLAVEKIFFGVSIGGRPLLLLGILLILTGINLIGIGIISEILTRIYYESQNKKIYNIKTIING from the coding sequence ATGATTAGCGTTGTTGTGCCCGTTTACAACGAAAAGGATAATGTTAAACTGCTGTATGAGAAGATAAAGGATGTGATGGTAAAAAATGGTTATGAGCATGAAATAATTTTTGTTGATGATGGCAGCAATGATGGCACTTTTGATGTATTAAAAGAGATTGCAAAGAAGGATAAAGATTTTAAGGTTATCTCTTTCAGGCGTAATTTTGGCCAGACTGCGGCTATGGCTGCAGGGTTTGATTTTGCAAAAGGCGATATAATTGTCAGTATGGATGGCGATTTACAAAACGACCCTGAGGATATTCCCAAATTGATAGCAAAACTCAACGAGGGTTATGATGTTGTAAGCGGCTGGAGAAAGAAAAGGCAGGATGAGCCAAAACGCGTGTTTTTATCAAAGGTTGCCAATAAGCTTATAAGCAAGATAACCCATGTTGAGCTGCACGATTATGGCTGTAGCTTAAAAGCCTATAGAGCCGATGTGGCAAAAAACCTTCATATGTATGGCGAGATGCACAGGTTTATTCCGGCGCTTGCCAACATCTACGGTGCATCTATTGCAGAGATAGAGGTAAATCATCATCCAAGAAAGTATGGAAAGAGCAAGTACAACCTCTCGCGCACATTCAGGGTGATTGTGGATTTGCTGCTTGTTTATTTTATGCAGAAGTTTATGACGCGTCCGATACACTTTTTTGGTATCTGGGGTTTTTTTATGGCTTTGGCTGGTTTTTTGATTGATGGTTATCTGGCGGTTGAAAAGATATTCTTTGGCGTTTCCATAGGTGGCAGGCCACTACTTTTGCTTGGTATTTTGTTGATTTTAACAGGTATTAATTTAATAGGCATTGGTATAATCAGCGAAATTTTGACCCGAATCTACTATGAAAGTCAGAACAAGAAAATCTACAACATAAAAACGATTATCAATGGTTAG
- a CDS encoding TrkH family potassium uptake protein, with translation MVSKNPLRTIVIGFFTVIMVGCLLLMMPFSSYGGVNFVDALFTATSAVCVTGLIVVSMSHFTLIGQLIILLLIQVGGFGYMSITSFVILAFKKKLSYRDQIILKEAFNYTEIDSLTAFFRRVMMFALFSEILGAVVLFFVFYPQFDFLKAFYFAVFHSISAFNNAGFSLFSDSFVGYKYNVVLNFTVMALIIAGGIGFIVVDELILFKKKVLKYISLHTKLTLLTTAILIFGGAFLIYLLERNNILSGGGFFKDMLVCLFQSVTTRTAGFNTVNLISMHNSTLFLMIVLMFIGASVGGTGGGIKTTTAASVVVAIVSYIRGSKEVHIFKRRIPDEIVYKSFVIIILSFFVVSLAAFVLSDIENANFLSCLFETVSALSTVGLSISKTNLSLSNSFNDAGKLIIIFLMFAGRIGLFSFSVALFRSSTQKRYSLPEGRIFV, from the coding sequence ATGGTTAGTAAAAATCCTTTAAGAACAATCGTTATAGGTTTTTTTACCGTTATAATGGTGGGATGTTTATTGCTTATGATGCCCTTTAGCAGCTACGGCGGCGTGAATTTTGTTGATGCCTTATTTACAGCCACATCAGCTGTATGTGTTACAGGTTTGATTGTTGTTAGTATGTCTCATTTTACGCTGATTGGGCAGCTTATTATACTGCTTCTTATTCAGGTGGGCGGTTTTGGATATATGAGCATTACATCATTTGTTATACTTGCCTTCAAAAAAAAGCTTTCATACAGGGATCAAATCATATTAAAAGAGGCCTTCAACTATACCGAAATCGACTCCTTAACGGCTTTTTTTAGAAGGGTTATGATGTTTGCACTATTCAGTGAGATTTTAGGTGCTGTTGTTTTATTTTTTGTTTTTTATCCTCAATTTGATTTTTTAAAAGCATTTTACTTTGCCGTTTTTCATTCAATCAGTGCATTCAATAACGCTGGTTTTTCACTGTTTTCTGACTCCTTTGTGGGTTATAAATACAATGTTGTTTTGAATTTTACAGTTATGGCTTTGATTATTGCTGGCGGGATAGGGTTTATAGTTGTTGATGAGCTGATTCTGTTTAAAAAGAAAGTGCTTAAATACATCTCACTCCATACAAAACTCACGCTACTTACAACGGCTATTTTGATTTTTGGTGGGGCTTTCTTGATATATCTGCTTGAAAGGAATAATATTTTATCTGGCGGTGGTTTTTTTAAAGATATGCTTGTGTGTTTATTTCAAAGCGTCACTACAAGAACGGCAGGCTTTAACACCGTTAACCTCATAAGCATGCACAACTCCACACTGTTTTTGATGATAGTTTTGATGTTTATCGGCGCAAGTGTGGGTGGCACAGGCGGTGGTATAAAAACAACCACTGCAGCAAGTGTAGTTGTGGCCATAGTTTCATACATCAGAGGATCAAAAGAGGTGCATATATTCAAGCGCAGAATCCCTGATGAGATTGTGTATAAATCTTTTGTAATTATAATTTTATCGTTTTTTGTTGTCTCTTTAGCGGCGTTTGTTTTAAGCGATATAGAGAATGCAAATTTCCTATCGTGTTTGTTTGAGACTGTTTCAGCACTTTCAACGGTGGGCTTATCGATTAGCAAAACGAATTTAAGCCTTTCTAATAGTTTCAACGATGCAGGCAAGCTTATTATAATCTTTTTGATGTTTGCAGGTAGAATCGGTTTATTTAGCTTTTCTGTTGCACTTTTTAGAAGCTCTACTCAAAAGCGATACAGCCTGCCTGAAGGGAGAATATTTGTATGA
- a CDS encoding potassium channel family protein yields the protein MSKLYCVIGLGRFGFSVAQRLIELKKDVICIDKDEEKVKEVSEVAPVVYQLDCTDEKALKQVGISNVDVAVVSVGNDIEVSILTVAILHSFGIKEIYAKATNPLHGRVLAKVGATRVIFPEKEKGIDLANHLAGVDIIEAIDSTGKYVFAKMKAPSIFVGKSIIELDVRKRFGLNIIGIQRNSRFDINPSPNEVISENDTLLVVGKKEDVEKVGL from the coding sequence ATGAGTAAGTTGTATTGTGTGATAGGTCTTGGGAGGTTTGGTTTCAGTGTTGCCCAGCGTTTGATTGAGCTAAAAAAGGATGTTATCTGTATAGATAAGGATGAGGAGAAGGTTAAAGAGGTTTCTGAAGTTGCACCTGTTGTGTATCAGCTTGACTGCACCGATGAAAAGGCTCTAAAGCAGGTTGGCATTAGCAATGTTGATGTGGCTGTTGTATCTGTAGGCAACGACATTGAGGTAAGTATCTTAACCGTTGCGATTCTGCATTCGTTTGGTATTAAAGAGATTTATGCAAAGGCAACAAATCCACTCCATGGCAGGGTGCTTGCTAAGGTGGGGGCAACGAGAGTTATATTTCCAGAAAAGGAGAAAGGTATAGACCTTGCAAATCATTTAGCGGGTGTTGATATTATTGAGGCAATAGACTCAACGGGCAAATATGTATTTGCAAAGATGAAGGCACCCTCGATTTTTGTGGGCAAAAGTATTATTGAGCTTGATGTTAGAAAGCGTTTTGGTTTAAATATTATCGGGATTCAGCGAAACAGTAGGTTTGACATCAATCCATCACCCAATGAGGTAATAAGTGAGAACGATACATTATTGGTGGTGGGGAAAAAGGAAGATGTAGAAAAGGTGGGGCTGTAG
- a CDS encoding radical SAM/SPASM domain-containing protein, whose amino-acid sequence MEFELKWLAFEITPRCNLNCIHCRTNASANLKDKLSFDDIRSIIDEISTEFKPVVVLTGGEPLLRDDVFDIADYIHSKGMRVGLATNGTLVDENVAKKIKQYIDIVSLSLDGSNASIHDHFRQVRGAFDATVNAARIFRQMEIDFIINSSFTKRNQSDIENTYRLTKRLGARAWYMFMIVPTGRAEELKEELIDKKDYYNILKWHFDMESKEKDMLVRPTCAPEYYAVIDIESKKQSVEFKRRTLKFSTGGAKGCVAGQLIAFIGYDGSIKPCSYFLRSAGNALTEGFLNIWHNSKIFKDLRDFNSYNKLCAHCRYINVCGGCRARADAYFNDYLAEDPYCLFFGGGR is encoded by the coding sequence ATGGAGTTTGAGCTGAAATGGCTTGCGTTTGAGATAACGCCACGATGCAATCTAAACTGCATACACTGCAGAACAAATGCCTCTGCAAACCTTAAAGATAAATTATCCTTTGATGATATCCGCTCAATTATCGATGAGATCTCAACTGAATTTAAACCCGTTGTTGTTTTAACGGGCGGTGAGCCGCTTTTAAGAGACGATGTTTTTGATATAGCTGACTATATACACTCAAAAGGCATGAGGGTAGGGCTAGCCACAAACGGCACCCTTGTTGATGAGAATGTGGCAAAAAAAATCAAGCAGTATATCGATATTGTCTCGTTGAGTTTGGATGGCTCAAATGCTTCAATTCACGATCATTTTAGGCAGGTTAGAGGAGCGTTTGATGCAACGGTTAATGCAGCAAGAATATTCAGGCAGATGGAAATAGATTTTATCATCAACTCTTCTTTTACAAAGCGCAATCAAAGCGATATTGAGAATACATACAGGCTTACAAAAAGGCTTGGTGCCAGAGCCTGGTATATGTTTATGATTGTGCCAACAGGCAGAGCCGAAGAACTCAAAGAGGAGCTTATCGATAAAAAAGATTACTACAACATTTTAAAATGGCATTTTGATATGGAAAGTAAAGAGAAGGATATGCTTGTGCGTCCCACATGTGCGCCTGAATATTACGCTGTTATAGACATTGAATCCAAAAAACAATCTGTGGAATTTAAAAGAAGGACGCTTAAATTTTCAACAGGAGGAGCAAAGGGATGTGTGGCAGGGCAGCTGATAGCGTTTATCGGTTATGATGGGAGCATTAAGCCTTGCAGCTATTTTCTAAGAAGTGCTGGCAATGCCCTCACTGAAGGATTTTTAAATATATGGCATAACTCGAAGATCTTTAAGGATTTGAGGGATTTTAACTCATATAATAAGCTGTGCGCCCATTGCAGGTATATCAATGTTTGCGGGGGTTGCAGGGCAAGGGCTGATGCGTATTTTAACGATTACCTTGCAGAGGATCCATACTGCCTGTTTTTTGGAGGTGGCAGATGA
- a CDS encoding SIR2 family NAD-dependent protein deacylase: MIVDDFKLLEEKLKQSRSCLFLTSAGMSADSGIPTFRDKEGYWRNFPVFKRLGLEAIELANPYSFEVRPQYAWAFYEWRRRNAHQNKPHKGYHVINRLIDEVFEKSFVHTTNTDGYHIISGLDESLVYEVHGSMWRLQCMRGSACSFGVVENRDVPLCDLDYETMIATNLPKCPVCGELLRPNILMFGDWYYVENDYQIANYHNFLNEVGVPELIFLVGSSSAVPTNDYIATRFQSRGAFVVTINPDPSSTAVCKPDLFLKKKAKEAFEIIEKIVFG; the protein is encoded by the coding sequence ATGATAGTGGATGATTTTAAACTACTTGAAGAGAAGCTTAAACAGTCAAGGAGCTGTTTGTTTTTAACAAGTGCTGGAATGAGTGCAGACAGCGGCATTCCAACCTTCAGAGATAAAGAAGGCTACTGGCGCAACTTTCCCGTTTTTAAGCGGCTTGGTCTTGAGGCAATTGAGCTTGCAAACCCCTATAGTTTTGAGGTAAGGCCGCAGTATGCATGGGCGTTTTATGAATGGAGAAGAAGAAACGCACATCAAAATAAGCCGCATAAGGGTTATCATGTAATCAATCGACTCATCGATGAGGTGTTTGAAAAATCATTTGTTCACACAACAAATACCGATGGTTATCATATTATTTCAGGTCTTGATGAATCGCTTGTTTATGAGGTTCACGGATCGATGTGGCGGCTGCAGTGCATGAGAGGTTCTGCCTGCTCGTTTGGTGTAGTTGAAAATAGGGATGTGCCACTGTGCGATTTGGATTATGAAACAATGATTGCAACGAATCTGCCAAAATGCCCTGTATGCGGTGAGCTTTTGCGACCCAATATTTTGATGTTTGGCGACTGGTACTATGTTGAAAATGATTATCAGATAGCAAACTACCATAACTTTTTGAATGAGGTGGGAGTGCCAGAGCTTATATTTTTAGTGGGTTCAAGTTCTGCTGTACCTACAAATGATTATATTGCAACACGGTTTCAATCAAGAGGTGCTTTTGTTGTGACAATTAACCCTGATCCTTCAAGCACCGCCGTATGCAAGCCGGATCTTTTTTTGAAGAAAAAGGCTAAAGAAGCGTTTGAAATAATAGAAAAAATCGTATTCGGTTAA
- the rsfS gene encoding ribosome silencing factor, with protein MRDRIVEILEDKKATDIVSIDMRMRSSLFDFFIIATIESDKQVYAIYDEIKKSGIDIHHLEESKDGSWTVIDCFDVIVHLFSPSKRKEYDIESLWDKTIQQRLSSG; from the coding sequence ATGAGAGACAGAATAGTGGAGATTTTAGAGGATAAAAAGGCTACAGATATCGTTTCAATAGACATGCGCATGCGTTCGTCGCTTTTTGACTTTTTTATTATAGCAACGATAGAATCGGATAAACAGGTTTATGCGATATACGATGAAATCAAAAAAAGCGGCATAGACATACATCATCTTGAGGAATCCAAAGACGGCTCATGGACTGTTATAGACTGCTTTGATGTAATTGTTCATCTATTCAGCCCTTCAAAGAGAAAGGAATACGACATCGAATCTTTATGGGATAAAACCATTCAGCAGCGACTATCCAGCGGTTAA
- the nadD gene encoding nicotinate-nucleotide adenylyltransferase, producing the protein MRIGFLGGTFNPVHIGHIRGAISVYETFMLDKAIFIPTGIPPHKKNDVANATYRLQMLKLAIERIDFLEVSSIEIDANKVNYTVDTIEQLKELYKNDELFFIVGTDAFYYLSSWKNYKKLLELITFIVVKRPEYDTSIIIKKYRDIITFVEVDQKNNYPAKKGVVYIYTPPAFDVSSSMIREKIKKGECITYLVPEKVENFIMEKGLYR; encoded by the coding sequence GTGAGGATTGGCTTTTTAGGAGGCACATTCAATCCTGTTCACATAGGACACATCAGAGGCGCAATAAGTGTTTATGAAACATTTATGCTTGATAAGGCTATTTTTATACCAACAGGCATTCCACCCCACAAAAAAAACGATGTGGCCAATGCAACATACAGATTGCAGATGCTAAAATTAGCCATCGAAAGGATAGATTTTCTTGAGGTCTCATCGATAGAAATTGACGCCAATAAGGTTAACTACACGGTGGATACAATTGAGCAGCTAAAAGAGCTATACAAAAACGATGAGCTCTTCTTTATCGTGGGCACCGATGCGTTTTACTATCTATCGAGCTGGAAAAACTATAAAAAACTGCTTGAGCTCATCACTTTTATTGTCGTAAAAAGGCCTGAGTATGATACAAGCATTATTATTAAAAAATACAGAGATATTATAACCTTTGTTGAAGTTGATCAAAAAAACAACTATCCAGCAAAAAAAGGCGTGGTTTATATTTACACACCGCCTGCTTTTGATGTATCATCAAGTATGATCAGGGAAAAAATCAAAAAGGGGGAATGCATAACCTACCTTGTGCCAGAAAAAGTGGAAAATTTTATAATGGAGAAGGGGTTGTATAGATGA
- a CDS encoding glutamate-5-semialdehyde dehydrogenase codes for MIESYVDDILKKAHDAFFELSKQREDTVNAALESLAELIDKNREKIKKINAIDVENAKKNNLKSALIDRLILNDKRIGGIIESIEVVKKLKCPVGEVIEGWRLENGLSIEKVRVPIGTIGIIYESRPNVTIDAAILTLKSLNSAVLKGGSEAINSNRLLSELLKEALEKNNLNPDTIGFLDTTDRTAVNIMLKSDKYIDAIVPRGGEGLVKFVSQNATMPVIKHDKGLCHTYIDKDANIKKALDIAFNAKVQRPGVCNAMETLLVHRAIAEKFLKAFKPLMDKAEVELRGCKKTLEFIDVKEAKEEDWQTEYLDLILSIKVVESADEAIEHINKYGSKHSEAIVTENYSTAERFLNEVDASCVYVNASTRFTDGGVFGFGAEIGISTNKLHARGPVGLKELTTYKYKIRGDGQIRQ; via the coding sequence ATGATTGAAAGTTATGTTGATGATATTCTAAAAAAAGCGCATGATGCGTTTTTTGAACTTTCAAAACAAAGAGAGGATACCGTAAATGCAGCTTTGGAAAGCCTTGCAGAGCTGATAGACAAAAACAGGGAAAAAATCAAAAAAATCAACGCCATAGATGTAGAAAACGCTAAAAAAAACAATCTAAAATCTGCGCTTATTGATAGATTAATTCTAAACGACAAAAGAATCGGCGGCATAATAGAGTCTATAGAGGTTGTCAAAAAACTAAAATGTCCTGTAGGTGAAGTGATAGAGGGATGGCGGCTTGAAAATGGGTTGAGTATAGAAAAGGTTAGAGTTCCCATAGGCACAATAGGCATTATCTATGAATCAAGACCCAATGTCACCATAGATGCTGCAATATTGACATTAAAATCCCTTAATTCTGCAGTTTTAAAAGGTGGCTCAGAGGCCATAAACTCAAACAGACTCTTAAGTGAGCTTCTGAAAGAGGCACTTGAAAAAAACAATTTAAACCCTGACACAATAGGCTTTTTAGATACAACAGATAGAACCGCCGTAAATATCATGCTAAAAAGCGATAAATATATCGATGCGATCGTTCCAAGAGGTGGCGAAGGCCTTGTAAAATTTGTTAGCCAAAACGCCACAATGCCCGTTATCAAACACGATAAAGGCTTATGTCATACTTATATCGACAAAGACGCCAACATTAAAAAGGCGCTCGATATCGCTTTTAATGCAAAGGTTCAACGCCCCGGCGTATGCAATGCTATGGAAACTCTGCTTGTTCATAGGGCTATAGCAGAAAAATTTCTAAAAGCGTTTAAGCCTTTAATGGATAAAGCAGAGGTTGAACTGAGGGGATGTAAAAAAACACTTGAATTCATAGATGTTAAGGAAGCTAAAGAAGAAGACTGGCAAACTGAATATTTAGATTTGATATTATCAATCAAAGTTGTGGAGAGCGCAGATGAAGCCATTGAACATATTAATAAATACGGCTCAAAACACTCCGAGGCTATAGTTACAGAAAACTATTCTACTGCTGAAAGGTTTTTAAATGAGGTGGATGCCTCATGCGTATATGTTAACGCTTCAACTCGCTTCACAGACGGCGGTGTTTTTGGGTTTGGTGCAGAAATCGGCATAAGCACAAACAAATTGCATGCAAGAGGCCCTGTTGGTTTAAAAGAACTCACCACCTATAAGTATAAAATTAGAGGGGATGGTCAGATAAGGCAGTGA